One Glandiceps talaboti chromosome 2, keGlaTala1.1, whole genome shotgun sequence genomic region harbors:
- the LOC144449053 gene encoding HHIP-like protein 2 isoform X3, with amino-acid sequence MPTANILLFYFFTGLNVIQLSWTHPQCLDYYPPFRPSQNSAFCNEYSDFGCCTSLRDAEIRQEYREIASSLSHNCQDYAKAIICQECSPYASHIFDAESTQKRTTLPGLCRDYCLEFATQCPHVVQLLTDDPTILSLAEASPQKFCEEIAIGDVDYCYPDILTNTDLDYQLRVADGNSDAACLCVEEFANGLRNPLAAVHAGDGTHRLFVAEQRGKVYVYLRNGTRFVEPFLDIEDTILTSARRGDERGFLGIAFHPNYKNNGRFFVYYSLYQRNTQMIRISEMKVMETDMNKADPNFERVLLEIDEPAPNHNGGQILFGIDGLMYLFVGDGGRGGDPFGEIGNGLNLESLLGSVLRIDVDREENDLPYGIPPDNPFIDVPLAKNETYAYGTRNMWRCSVDRGDPITGEGEGRIFCGDVGQNRFEEIDIILKGGNYGWRGKEGFSCYDPDLCGEDFLVNDVLPIHAYSHSVGKSVTGGYVYRGCQSPNLNGHYIFGDFHNGKLFKLIEDKDTMAWSSLEICMGDDTVCNNGLTGSYPTKILSFGEDESGEVYLLSTDYESNTHYGGKVFKIVDPTRRGNPEECAVDESEVKGDGATTDFTPSEAATEISKDVTEHEKVEDKHHSKFYSKKGKICGNGFCERKFCEGNLLLSVYRACEKCPMY; translated from the exons ATGCCTACAGCAAACATACtcctattttacttttttacaGGACTCAACGTCATTCAACTTAGTTGGACACATCCACAATGCCTAGATTACTATCCACCCTTCAGACCGTCACAGAATTCTGCATTCTGCAATGAATATTCCGATTTTGGTTGTTGCACGTCATTGCGTGACGCAGAAATACGCCAGGAGTATCGTGAAATTGCAAGTTCACTTTCGCACAATTGTCAGGATTACGCAAAGGCTATAATTTGCCAAGAATGTTCCCCGTACGCATCCCACATCTTTGATGCTGAATCAACACAGAAAAGGACTACTTTACCTGGTCTGTGTCGGGACTACTGTTTGGAATTTGCCACTCAGTGTCCACACGTTGTTCAACTACTAACTGATGATCCCACTATACTGTCATTGGCAGAGGCTTCACCACAAAAATTCTGTGAGGAAATTGCCATAGGAGATGTTGACTATTGTTACCCAGATATCCTAACAAATACTGATTTAGATTACCAGTTACGTGTGGCGGATGGTAATTCCGATGCTGCTTGCCTCTGCGTGGAAGAATTCGCCAACGGACTACGAAATCCGCTGGCAGCCGTTCATGCAGGTGATGGTACACACCGACTATTCGTGGCGGAACAAAGAGGCAAGGTATACGTGTATTTACGAAACGGTACGAGATTCGTCGAACCTTTTCTAGACATCGAGGATACAATTTTGACAAGTGCTAGACGTGGAGACGAGCGTGGGTTTCTAGGTATTGCATTTCACccaaattataaaaataatggTCGCTTTTTCGTGTATTATTCACTCTACCAAAGAAATACGCAAATGATTCGTATAAGTGAAATGAAAGTGATGGAAACGGATATGAACAAAGCAGACCCAAATTTTGAACGTGTACTTTTGGAAATTGATGAACCAGCGCCGAATCACAACGGTGGTCAAATTTTATTTGGGATAGATGGTCTCATGTATCTCTTTGTTGGCGATGGAGGGAGAGGCGGCGATCCTTTTGGTGAAATCGGAAACGGTTTAAACTT GGAATCATTGCTTGGTTCTGTGTTACGAATTGATGTAGACAGGGAAGAGAATGATTTACCGTATGGTATACCACCAGATAATCCCTTCATAGATGTACCACTAGCAAAGAATGAAACCTATGCTTATGGTACTCGCAACATGTGGCGGTGTTCAGTGGATCGAGGTGATCCCATCACTGGTGAAGGAGAAGGAAGGATATTCTGTGGTGATGTTGGACAGAACCGTTTTGAGGAGATTGACATCATACTAAAAGGAGGGAATTATGGATGGCGGGGAAAAGAAGGTTTCAGTTGTTATGATCCTGATCTATGTGGAGAAGACTTTCTTG TTAATGACGTTTTACCCATCCATGCATATTCTCACTCTGTTGGTAAATCAGTCACTGGTGGTTATGTGTACCGAGGCTGTCAGTCACCAAATCTGAATGGGCATTACATCTTTGGTGACTTTCACAATGG GAAACTATTCAAGTTGATAGAAGACAAGGATACCATGGCATGGAGTAGTCTTGAGATCTGTATGGGAGATGATACTGTTTGTAATAATGGATTGACTGGTTCATATCCAactaaaatattatcatttggGGAGGATGAATCAG GAGAGGTGTACTTGTTATCTACAGACTATGAAAGTAATACACATTATGGTGGTAAAGTATTCAAAATAGTGGACCCAACAAG ACGCGGTAACCCTGAAGAATGTGCAGTTGATGAAAGTGAAGTGAAGGGGGACGGAGCTACAACTGACTTTACACCAAGTGAAGCAG CTACTGAGATTTCCAAGGATGTAACAGAACATGAGAAAGTAGAAGACAAACACCATAGtaagttttattcaaaaaaagGCAAAATATGTGGCAATGGTTTTTGTGAAAGAAAGTTTTGTGAAGGAAATTTGTTATTGAGTGTATACAGAGCCTGTGAAAAATGTCCCATGTATTAA
- the LOC144449053 gene encoding HHIP-like protein 2 isoform X2, which translates to MPTANILLFYFFTGLNVIQLSWTHPQCLDYYPPFRPSQNSAFCNEYSDFGCCTSLRDAEIRQEYREIASSLSHNCQDYAKAIICQECSPYASHIFDAESTQKRTTLPGLCRDYCLEFATQCPHVVQLLTDDPTILSLAEASPQKFCEEIAIGDVDYCYPDILTNTDLDYQLRVADGNSDAACLCVEEFANGLRNPLAAVHAGDGTHRLFVAEQRGKVYVYLRNGTRFVEPFLDIEDTILTSARRGDERGFLGIAFHPNYKNNGRFFVYYSLYQRNTQMIRISEMKVMETDMNKADPNFERVLLEIDEPAPNHNGGQILFGIDGLMYLFVGDGGRGGDPFGEIGNGLNLESLLGSVLRIDVDREENDLPYGIPPDNPFIDVPLAKNETYAYGTRNMWRCSVDRGDPITGEGEGRIFCGDVGQNRFEEIDIILKGGNYGWRGKEGFSCYDPDLCGEDFLVNDVLPIHAYSHSVGKSVTGGYVYRGCQSPNLNGHYIFGDFHNGKLFKLIEDKDTMAWSSLEICMGDDTVCNNGLTGSYPTKILSFGEDESGEVYLLSTDYESNTHYGGKVFKIVDPTRRGNPEECAVDESEVKGDGATTDFTPSEAGKVPCHSRCPTYGIKVNRQVFCSTDYAFKIKVYGRKLYGHERRIKVDVDSVYRLNSSIANFDTSMYLWVQDKATHCKCPRLKVGRSYFIAGKYDFKRKKFIVTETTVSRKWTDKWAIKARSYSPHCPKDITVEVVRDTLRDKNFTNYVLQNFHIELHKIH; encoded by the exons ATGCCTACAGCAAACATACtcctattttacttttttacaGGACTCAACGTCATTCAACTTAGTTGGACACATCCACAATGCCTAGATTACTATCCACCCTTCAGACCGTCACAGAATTCTGCATTCTGCAATGAATATTCCGATTTTGGTTGTTGCACGTCATTGCGTGACGCAGAAATACGCCAGGAGTATCGTGAAATTGCAAGTTCACTTTCGCACAATTGTCAGGATTACGCAAAGGCTATAATTTGCCAAGAATGTTCCCCGTACGCATCCCACATCTTTGATGCTGAATCAACACAGAAAAGGACTACTTTACCTGGTCTGTGTCGGGACTACTGTTTGGAATTTGCCACTCAGTGTCCACACGTTGTTCAACTACTAACTGATGATCCCACTATACTGTCATTGGCAGAGGCTTCACCACAAAAATTCTGTGAGGAAATTGCCATAGGAGATGTTGACTATTGTTACCCAGATATCCTAACAAATACTGATTTAGATTACCAGTTACGTGTGGCGGATGGTAATTCCGATGCTGCTTGCCTCTGCGTGGAAGAATTCGCCAACGGACTACGAAATCCGCTGGCAGCCGTTCATGCAGGTGATGGTACACACCGACTATTCGTGGCGGAACAAAGAGGCAAGGTATACGTGTATTTACGAAACGGTACGAGATTCGTCGAACCTTTTCTAGACATCGAGGATACAATTTTGACAAGTGCTAGACGTGGAGACGAGCGTGGGTTTCTAGGTATTGCATTTCACccaaattataaaaataatggTCGCTTTTTCGTGTATTATTCACTCTACCAAAGAAATACGCAAATGATTCGTATAAGTGAAATGAAAGTGATGGAAACGGATATGAACAAAGCAGACCCAAATTTTGAACGTGTACTTTTGGAAATTGATGAACCAGCGCCGAATCACAACGGTGGTCAAATTTTATTTGGGATAGATGGTCTCATGTATCTCTTTGTTGGCGATGGAGGGAGAGGCGGCGATCCTTTTGGTGAAATCGGAAACGGTTTAAACTT GGAATCATTGCTTGGTTCTGTGTTACGAATTGATGTAGACAGGGAAGAGAATGATTTACCGTATGGTATACCACCAGATAATCCCTTCATAGATGTACCACTAGCAAAGAATGAAACCTATGCTTATGGTACTCGCAACATGTGGCGGTGTTCAGTGGATCGAGGTGATCCCATCACTGGTGAAGGAGAAGGAAGGATATTCTGTGGTGATGTTGGACAGAACCGTTTTGAGGAGATTGACATCATACTAAAAGGAGGGAATTATGGATGGCGGGGAAAAGAAGGTTTCAGTTGTTATGATCCTGATCTATGTGGAGAAGACTTTCTTG TTAATGACGTTTTACCCATCCATGCATATTCTCACTCTGTTGGTAAATCAGTCACTGGTGGTTATGTGTACCGAGGCTGTCAGTCACCAAATCTGAATGGGCATTACATCTTTGGTGACTTTCACAATGG GAAACTATTCAAGTTGATAGAAGACAAGGATACCATGGCATGGAGTAGTCTTGAGATCTGTATGGGAGATGATACTGTTTGTAATAATGGATTGACTGGTTCATATCCAactaaaatattatcatttggGGAGGATGAATCAG GAGAGGTGTACTTGTTATCTACAGACTATGAAAGTAATACACATTATGGTGGTAAAGTATTCAAAATAGTGGACCCAACAAG ACGCGGTAACCCTGAAGAATGTGCAGTTGATGAAAGTGAAGTGAAGGGGGACGGAGCTACAACTGACTTTACACCAAGTGAAGCAG GGAAGGTACCTTGTCATTCCAGGTGCCCCACATACGGAATCAAAGTGAATCGGCAGGTGTTTTGCAGCACAGATTATG CTTTTAAGATCAAGGTGTACGGAAGAAAACTGTACGGACATGAACGCCGTATTAAAGTTGATGTTGATTCCGTGTATCGCCTTAATAGCAGTATAGCAAACTTTGACACCTCTATGTATCTATGGGTGCAAGACAAAGCAACTCACTGCAAATGTCCCCGACTCAAAGTTGGACGTTCTTATTTCATCGCTGGAAAGTATGATTTTAAGCGTAAGAAGTTTATAGTTACTGAAACCACTGTGTCTCGTAAATGGACTGATAAGTGGGCTATAAAAGCAAGATCATACAGCCCTCATTGTCCGAAAGATATTACAGTAGAAGTTGTTCGTGACACATTGCGTGACAAGAATTTTACTAACTATGTATTGCAAAATTTTCACATTGAATTGCATAAAATTCATTGA
- the LOC144449053 gene encoding HHIP-like protein 2 isoform X1 — MPTANILLFYFFTGLNVIQLSWTHPQCLDYYPPFRPSQNSAFCNEYSDFGCCTSLRDAEIRQEYREIASSLSHNCQDYAKAIICQECSPYASHIFDAESTQKRTTLPGLCRDYCLEFATQCPHVVQLLTDDPTILSLAEASPQKFCEEIAIGDVDYCYPDILTNTDLDYQLRVADGNSDAACLCVEEFANGLRNPLAAVHAGDGTHRLFVAEQRGKVYVYLRNGTRFVEPFLDIEDTILTSARRGDERGFLGIAFHPNYKNNGRFFVYYSLYQRNTQMIRISEMKVMETDMNKADPNFERVLLEIDEPAPNHNGGQILFGIDGLMYLFVGDGGRGGDPFGEIGNGLNLESLLGSVLRIDVDREENDLPYGIPPDNPFIDVPLAKNETYAYGTRNMWRCSVDRGDPITGEGEGRIFCGDVGQNRFEEIDIILKGGNYGWRGKEGFSCYDPDLCGEDFLVNDVLPIHAYSHSVGKSVTGGYVYRGCQSPNLNGHYIFGDFHNGKLFKLIEDKDTMAWSSLEICMGDDTVCNNGLTGSYPTKILSFGEDESGEVYLLSTDYESNTHYGGKVFKIVDPTRRGNPEECAVDESEVKGDGATTDFTPSEAAGKVPCHSRCPTYGIKVNRQVFCSTDYAFKIKVYGRKLYGHERRIKVDVDSVYRLNSSIANFDTSMYLWVQDKATHCKCPRLKVGRSYFIAGKYDFKRKKFIVTETTVSRKWTDKWAIKARSYSPHCPKDITVEVVRDTLRDKNFTNYVLQNFHIELHKIH; from the exons ATGCCTACAGCAAACATACtcctattttacttttttacaGGACTCAACGTCATTCAACTTAGTTGGACACATCCACAATGCCTAGATTACTATCCACCCTTCAGACCGTCACAGAATTCTGCATTCTGCAATGAATATTCCGATTTTGGTTGTTGCACGTCATTGCGTGACGCAGAAATACGCCAGGAGTATCGTGAAATTGCAAGTTCACTTTCGCACAATTGTCAGGATTACGCAAAGGCTATAATTTGCCAAGAATGTTCCCCGTACGCATCCCACATCTTTGATGCTGAATCAACACAGAAAAGGACTACTTTACCTGGTCTGTGTCGGGACTACTGTTTGGAATTTGCCACTCAGTGTCCACACGTTGTTCAACTACTAACTGATGATCCCACTATACTGTCATTGGCAGAGGCTTCACCACAAAAATTCTGTGAGGAAATTGCCATAGGAGATGTTGACTATTGTTACCCAGATATCCTAACAAATACTGATTTAGATTACCAGTTACGTGTGGCGGATGGTAATTCCGATGCTGCTTGCCTCTGCGTGGAAGAATTCGCCAACGGACTACGAAATCCGCTGGCAGCCGTTCATGCAGGTGATGGTACACACCGACTATTCGTGGCGGAACAAAGAGGCAAGGTATACGTGTATTTACGAAACGGTACGAGATTCGTCGAACCTTTTCTAGACATCGAGGATACAATTTTGACAAGTGCTAGACGTGGAGACGAGCGTGGGTTTCTAGGTATTGCATTTCACccaaattataaaaataatggTCGCTTTTTCGTGTATTATTCACTCTACCAAAGAAATACGCAAATGATTCGTATAAGTGAAATGAAAGTGATGGAAACGGATATGAACAAAGCAGACCCAAATTTTGAACGTGTACTTTTGGAAATTGATGAACCAGCGCCGAATCACAACGGTGGTCAAATTTTATTTGGGATAGATGGTCTCATGTATCTCTTTGTTGGCGATGGAGGGAGAGGCGGCGATCCTTTTGGTGAAATCGGAAACGGTTTAAACTT GGAATCATTGCTTGGTTCTGTGTTACGAATTGATGTAGACAGGGAAGAGAATGATTTACCGTATGGTATACCACCAGATAATCCCTTCATAGATGTACCACTAGCAAAGAATGAAACCTATGCTTATGGTACTCGCAACATGTGGCGGTGTTCAGTGGATCGAGGTGATCCCATCACTGGTGAAGGAGAAGGAAGGATATTCTGTGGTGATGTTGGACAGAACCGTTTTGAGGAGATTGACATCATACTAAAAGGAGGGAATTATGGATGGCGGGGAAAAGAAGGTTTCAGTTGTTATGATCCTGATCTATGTGGAGAAGACTTTCTTG TTAATGACGTTTTACCCATCCATGCATATTCTCACTCTGTTGGTAAATCAGTCACTGGTGGTTATGTGTACCGAGGCTGTCAGTCACCAAATCTGAATGGGCATTACATCTTTGGTGACTTTCACAATGG GAAACTATTCAAGTTGATAGAAGACAAGGATACCATGGCATGGAGTAGTCTTGAGATCTGTATGGGAGATGATACTGTTTGTAATAATGGATTGACTGGTTCATATCCAactaaaatattatcatttggGGAGGATGAATCAG GAGAGGTGTACTTGTTATCTACAGACTATGAAAGTAATACACATTATGGTGGTAAAGTATTCAAAATAGTGGACCCAACAAG ACGCGGTAACCCTGAAGAATGTGCAGTTGATGAAAGTGAAGTGAAGGGGGACGGAGCTACAACTGACTTTACACCAAGTGAAGCAG CAGGGAAGGTACCTTGTCATTCCAGGTGCCCCACATACGGAATCAAAGTGAATCGGCAGGTGTTTTGCAGCACAGATTATG CTTTTAAGATCAAGGTGTACGGAAGAAAACTGTACGGACATGAACGCCGTATTAAAGTTGATGTTGATTCCGTGTATCGCCTTAATAGCAGTATAGCAAACTTTGACACCTCTATGTATCTATGGGTGCAAGACAAAGCAACTCACTGCAAATGTCCCCGACTCAAAGTTGGACGTTCTTATTTCATCGCTGGAAAGTATGATTTTAAGCGTAAGAAGTTTATAGTTACTGAAACCACTGTGTCTCGTAAATGGACTGATAAGTGGGCTATAAAAGCAAGATCATACAGCCCTCATTGTCCGAAAGATATTACAGTAGAAGTTGTTCGTGACACATTGCGTGACAAGAATTTTACTAACTATGTATTGCAAAATTTTCACATTGAATTGCATAAAATTCATTGA
- the LOC144449053 gene encoding HHIP-like protein 2 isoform X4 gives MPTANILLFYFFTGLNVIQLSWTHPQCLDYYPPFRPSQNSAFCNEYSDFGCCTSLRDAEIRQEYREIASSLSHNCQDYAKAIICQECSPYASHIFDAESTQKRTTLPGLCRDYCLEFATQCPHVVQLLTDDPTILSLAEASPQKFCEEIAIGDVDYCYPDILTNTDLDYQLRVADGNSDAACLCVEEFANGLRNPLAAVHAGDGTHRLFVAEQRGKVYVYLRNGTRFVEPFLDIEDTILTSARRGDERGFLGIAFHPNYKNNGRFFVYYSLYQRNTQMIRISEMKVMETDMNKADPNFERVLLEIDEPAPNHNGGQILFGIDGLMYLFVGDGGRGGDPFGEIGNGLNLESLLGSVLRIDVDREENDLPYGIPPDNPFIDVPLAKNETYAYGTRNMWRCSVDRGDPITGEGEGRIFCGDVGQNRFEEIDIILKGGNYGWRGKEGFSCYDPDLCGEDFLVNDVLPIHAYSHSVGKSVTGGYVYRGCQSPNLNGHYIFGDFHNGKLFKLIEDKDTMAWSSLEICMGDDTVCNNGLTGSYPTKILSFGEDESGEVYLLSTDYESNTHYGGKVFKIVDPTRRGNPEECAVDESEVKGDGATTDFTPSEAGASSTRIATTSLACISLCFIVSSIFIWLPFHKQGRYLVIPGAPHTESK, from the exons ATGCCTACAGCAAACATACtcctattttacttttttacaGGACTCAACGTCATTCAACTTAGTTGGACACATCCACAATGCCTAGATTACTATCCACCCTTCAGACCGTCACAGAATTCTGCATTCTGCAATGAATATTCCGATTTTGGTTGTTGCACGTCATTGCGTGACGCAGAAATACGCCAGGAGTATCGTGAAATTGCAAGTTCACTTTCGCACAATTGTCAGGATTACGCAAAGGCTATAATTTGCCAAGAATGTTCCCCGTACGCATCCCACATCTTTGATGCTGAATCAACACAGAAAAGGACTACTTTACCTGGTCTGTGTCGGGACTACTGTTTGGAATTTGCCACTCAGTGTCCACACGTTGTTCAACTACTAACTGATGATCCCACTATACTGTCATTGGCAGAGGCTTCACCACAAAAATTCTGTGAGGAAATTGCCATAGGAGATGTTGACTATTGTTACCCAGATATCCTAACAAATACTGATTTAGATTACCAGTTACGTGTGGCGGATGGTAATTCCGATGCTGCTTGCCTCTGCGTGGAAGAATTCGCCAACGGACTACGAAATCCGCTGGCAGCCGTTCATGCAGGTGATGGTACACACCGACTATTCGTGGCGGAACAAAGAGGCAAGGTATACGTGTATTTACGAAACGGTACGAGATTCGTCGAACCTTTTCTAGACATCGAGGATACAATTTTGACAAGTGCTAGACGTGGAGACGAGCGTGGGTTTCTAGGTATTGCATTTCACccaaattataaaaataatggTCGCTTTTTCGTGTATTATTCACTCTACCAAAGAAATACGCAAATGATTCGTATAAGTGAAATGAAAGTGATGGAAACGGATATGAACAAAGCAGACCCAAATTTTGAACGTGTACTTTTGGAAATTGATGAACCAGCGCCGAATCACAACGGTGGTCAAATTTTATTTGGGATAGATGGTCTCATGTATCTCTTTGTTGGCGATGGAGGGAGAGGCGGCGATCCTTTTGGTGAAATCGGAAACGGTTTAAACTT GGAATCATTGCTTGGTTCTGTGTTACGAATTGATGTAGACAGGGAAGAGAATGATTTACCGTATGGTATACCACCAGATAATCCCTTCATAGATGTACCACTAGCAAAGAATGAAACCTATGCTTATGGTACTCGCAACATGTGGCGGTGTTCAGTGGATCGAGGTGATCCCATCACTGGTGAAGGAGAAGGAAGGATATTCTGTGGTGATGTTGGACAGAACCGTTTTGAGGAGATTGACATCATACTAAAAGGAGGGAATTATGGATGGCGGGGAAAAGAAGGTTTCAGTTGTTATGATCCTGATCTATGTGGAGAAGACTTTCTTG TTAATGACGTTTTACCCATCCATGCATATTCTCACTCTGTTGGTAAATCAGTCACTGGTGGTTATGTGTACCGAGGCTGTCAGTCACCAAATCTGAATGGGCATTACATCTTTGGTGACTTTCACAATGG GAAACTATTCAAGTTGATAGAAGACAAGGATACCATGGCATGGAGTAGTCTTGAGATCTGTATGGGAGATGATACTGTTTGTAATAATGGATTGACTGGTTCATATCCAactaaaatattatcatttggGGAGGATGAATCAG GAGAGGTGTACTTGTTATCTACAGACTATGAAAGTAATACACATTATGGTGGTAAAGTATTCAAAATAGTGGACCCAACAAG ACGCGGTAACCCTGAAGAATGTGCAGTTGATGAAAGTGAAGTGAAGGGGGACGGAGCTACAACTGACTTTACACCAAGTGAAGCAG GTGCTAGCAGCACACGAATAGCAACAACATCCCTTGCATGTATCAGCCTTTGTTTCATAGTATCTAGTATATTCATCTGGCTACCCTTCCACAAGCAGGGAAGGTACCTTGTCATTCCAGGTGCCCCACATACGGAATCAAAGTGA